In the Heptranchias perlo isolate sHepPer1 unplaced genomic scaffold, sHepPer1.hap1 HAP1_SCAFFOLD_378, whole genome shotgun sequence genome, one interval contains:
- the zgc:101858 gene encoding meso-2,3-butanediol dehydrogenase, with protein sequence PLLLPGDLTDDGIVKKVVEETVNHYGQLDVLVNSAGILMMGTIETTTMEQFDQLMNINVRSIYHLTHLAVPHLIKTKGCIVNVSSVNGQRSFPGVVAYCVSKSALDQFTRCVALDLAPKQVRVNAVCPGVIVTEIHKRAGLSEGSYKEFLNKCKVTHALGRPGTVDEVAQAIAFLASDAASFITGVTLPVDGGRHAMCPR encoded by the exons CCCCTGCTGCTCCCCGGAGATCTGACGGATGACGGGATTGTGAAGAAGGTGGTTGAGGAAACAGTGAATCATTACGGCCAATTGGACGTACTAGTGAACAGTGCAGGGATACTGATGATGGGGACCATCGAAACCACAACCATGGAACAGTTCGATCAGCTTATGAACATTAACGTCAG GTCTATCTACCATCTCACTCACCTGGCTGTTCCACATCTCATCAAAACTAAGGGCTGCATTGTGAACGTGTCCAGTGTCAACGGGCAAAGATCG TTCCCTGGGGTTGTGGCCTACTGTGTGTCGAAATCTGCCCTGGACCAGTTCACTCGATGTGTGGCTCTGG ATCTGGCCCCCAAGCAGGTTCGGGTGAACGCTGTGTG CCCTGGAGTGATTGTCACTGAAATCCACAAGCGAGCAGGCCTGAGTGAGGGGAGTTACAAGGAG TTCCTGAATAAATGTAAGGTGACCCACGCCCTGGGACGTCCGGGGACAGTGGATGAAGTGGCCCAAGCAATCGCGTTCCTGGCCTCCGACGCAGCCTCCTTCATCACTGGTGTCACGTTGCCTGTGGATGGTGGGCGACATGCCATGTGCCCACGCTGA